In a single window of the Tellurirhabdus bombi genome:
- a CDS encoding restriction endonuclease — translation MKTIGPLHLEDLEPHRFEDLVRQLLYDFRNWAEIEAVGRSGSDHGFDARAREASILNFDQEANYDDESNTSEQVPTAPDRVWVVQCKREKSIGPSKLASYMADLPDTQQHGLYGVVFVAACDFSFAAREAFRDAAREKGYAEAYLWGKGEIEDQLFQPKNDHLLFAYFGISLQTRKRGITTSVRAKLAAKRKVVRVLEENYKDRFVLVRDASDERYPHADGNKLPGQRLRGRWWLLKFEAVYAQGVLFKLKDIPAYLADDQKSWDYMYIDSLDMALALPSENYWTTQDTDLFSPSLHKDHLNYMEVWSELPDKSKATYLEFGIIPYENIIDIDERGDQYFEGPHLYILPYESLNGPFKDGTRSYVELDNSWDNFHVEALPENRISWFHNVKEQAEKIRAERENGLSTGS, via the coding sequence ATGAAAACCATTGGCCCATTGCACCTAGAAGATCTAGAGCCACATCGCTTCGAGGATCTAGTACGTCAACTTCTTTATGATTTCCGAAACTGGGCAGAGATAGAAGCTGTTGGACGATCTGGTTCAGATCATGGTTTTGATGCAAGGGCGCGAGAAGCTTCCATTCTGAACTTTGATCAGGAGGCCAATTATGATGATGAATCAAATACGTCCGAACAAGTTCCGACTGCACCTGATAGGGTTTGGGTCGTTCAATGCAAACGTGAGAAAAGTATTGGTCCAAGTAAATTAGCTTCTTATATGGCTGATCTTCCAGATACTCAGCAGCACGGCCTTTACGGTGTTGTTTTCGTAGCAGCCTGCGATTTTTCTTTTGCAGCAAGAGAAGCCTTTAGGGACGCAGCAAGAGAAAAAGGATATGCAGAAGCTTACTTATGGGGCAAGGGTGAAATTGAAGATCAGCTCTTTCAACCCAAAAATGACCACTTGCTATTTGCCTATTTTGGTATCTCACTCCAGACAAGGAAAAGAGGCATCACCACATCCGTTAGAGCAAAATTAGCCGCCAAGCGTAAGGTTGTTAGAGTTTTAGAGGAGAACTACAAAGACAGATTTGTGTTAGTAAGAGATGCTAGTGACGAGCGATATCCTCATGCTGATGGCAATAAACTTCCTGGACAACGCTTACGTGGTCGTTGGTGGTTGCTCAAATTCGAAGCTGTATATGCACAAGGTGTTTTATTTAAACTCAAAGATATACCTGCGTACCTTGCAGACGATCAAAAGTCTTGGGACTATATGTACATTGACAGTTTAGATATGGCTCTAGCACTCCCTTCCGAGAATTATTGGACAACTCAGGACACAGACCTTTTTTCTCCATCTTTGCATAAAGATCATTTGAATTACATGGAGGTTTGGTCAGAACTACCGGACAAAAGCAAAGCTACATATCTAGAATTTGGTATAATACCCTATGAAAACATCATTGACATTGATGAAAGAGGTGACCAGTATTTTGAAGGCCCGCATTTATATATCTTACCTTATGAGTCTTTAAATGGACCTTTTAAAGACGGTACACGGTCTTATGTTGAGCTAGATAACAGTTGGGATAATTTTCACGTTGAAGCGCTCCCAGAGAACCGAATAAGCTGGTTCCATAATGTAAAAGAACAAGCTGAAAAGATTCGCGCAGAACGCGAGAACGGATTAAGCACTGGCTCCTAA
- a CDS encoding tape measure protein, which produces MTTREENVRFKFDAVSNLPTIEEQLKSLIELTQRQEQVVKQQATGLQQSVAQQEAALERLNKAWKEQGGAITTVKDASAQQTAKLKADLDQQTAQVKSSEAQKTATVKAEAAERTAAAKAEADQQTLVLKTAAEEQLLAAKAAAEEQLIIAKGIANQTTAQLKAELDQQTLAVKANQDQQTAIVRNEQNRQTMILKAELQQQTMALKDQNDMIRDFRTLVASAFGAYEIYDFTKAVIDAKSKLDVFKTGITQMIGSKREANELYNDVIRLAKETPFEIEALMDTTFTLKGMGVATAELVPTLEALGNMAAVVGQDRLPRIAKAFTDVQSKGKLMKQELNQFAENGVPLYDLLADSMDKTRSEVIKMAEAHEISFAQVKKAIFDASSEGGRYYNLMALQAQTLGGRMSNLADTFFVAKGRIGDFFENGLSRGISAMSDFIDVTVGSESAIKRTMNALATAATGWITYRTAVTLSNAQTLIATGRAADLSVAQILLTRNTAGVTAIMAGATNGLRAMWAAMVANPIGAVVTLLSLATTAFFAFKTVNEEVGEVVGQQEMELQKEMSTLQALTKIATSAKEGTKERAAAIQALINKYPDYFAGLDSEKVSNNQLKGILDRVNASYDKRIELAREAYKVDQLQKRQQELLQQEAELMERVAKRLPEELVNRIGGDSKKLLTEINKSVEVYKQVQGGLGSTFDNLINGDIIKATLRLQDGFKEVQQGYDRHERRMDTARQSSIEASTAAENKRHEEVIKNLKKGTQAYEKEDKLHRDTLAKIAGTFHEEELKGMDDQGKKKKAKAVLNASELAVIETGLNQKTLEDRLKHLDALEKAEVDKMNHKKISVEKAESEIKAIHQKYNDLRTKEEFDYWQKLSAKIDEVGLLEARGFNERERSLKKHIKDANEAAKELENYEKIIQESRKETARVTQETTEMEKNLRVEAARMVLSEMGKMEGVFGQLARLAGKAFDDLDSLTGKTEAIAASKVLAAKQHLIVLDGMYAEDDKKGQALIEKQKGVIAEAEKNLVEAKAKGQVAFTAVAMMAVEIISSIEGVLFQMAVSSARAVAESITFLRDALVDFYNSALKLNESTLSLELENFKGSYADREKIIQDFYAKQVELTKSRDLVDAQLSYSSSVLEINANTTERLGEIWDFKKGAFGAGFSLAMIKTLILWKESKAEMEAAEIRHQANLEQMKIAQLELDMQRLKDERDLNIQKLQEELDAFTLTKEAEIDAAEASRDAKKAALEEELRAYKETKDAEIAKLNETLALEKAAAEQFYSDKQLRLQEDDRYRKQLLAEGEAREVAALQAARDRELARAQSAQERTEILNAFEKLIMDKHAEYQTAVGDKTKEISLANKEAKQQEADAIRKLEEETKNQVDALKDEMAKKDKETQDLIKKNNEETAAEIKRLKDEIAAKDASIMAQMTSTNNAYKEEVKNAQRAIFEATKAMKIAELEAEIAILRGKFHLFGIGKGKTNAAIDQLYEAIAVIQSLHFAKGTEYVDSDKHPDGIDTVPAMLTKGERVLTVEQNRALGEISNDELVKIVNGARSFFFQGTPSVLGLGHPDGVDTVPAMLTKGERVISADQNNQIGGAGLSNEVLVRKISLHDQLAAQFPQLLDPTRWSSMAHSISLPANIDSGSTPPVVNLGEMVGAIQDMQRTLENKKLVNVSIDRNGFGISVAGTQSKENYYGNLFQR; this is translated from the coding sequence TGCTGCCAAAGCTGCGGCTGAGGAGCAATTGATTATTGCCAAAGGGATTGCCAACCAGACAACGGCTCAGCTCAAAGCAGAACTAGACCAGCAAACTTTAGCGGTTAAAGCCAATCAGGACCAGCAAACAGCCATTGTTCGAAATGAGCAAAACCGGCAGACAATGATACTCAAGGCCGAACTGCAACAGCAGACGATGGCCTTGAAAGATCAAAACGACATGATTCGGGATTTTCGTACCCTTGTCGCGTCTGCGTTTGGGGCGTATGAAATCTACGATTTTACGAAGGCGGTCATTGATGCTAAATCCAAACTGGATGTTTTCAAGACCGGTATTACCCAAATGATCGGTTCCAAGCGGGAAGCCAACGAGCTGTATAACGATGTTATTCGCCTGGCTAAAGAAACCCCGTTTGAAATCGAGGCATTGATGGACACGACGTTTACCCTGAAGGGTATGGGCGTTGCCACGGCTGAACTGGTACCGACACTTGAAGCGCTGGGCAACATGGCCGCCGTTGTTGGTCAGGATCGTCTGCCCCGGATTGCCAAAGCCTTTACGGATGTGCAAAGTAAGGGCAAGCTGATGAAGCAGGAGCTAAACCAGTTTGCCGAGAATGGGGTGCCTCTCTATGATCTGTTGGCTGACTCAATGGATAAAACGCGCAGTGAAGTCATTAAGATGGCAGAAGCGCACGAAATCAGCTTTGCGCAGGTCAAGAAAGCCATTTTCGATGCTAGTTCAGAAGGTGGACGCTATTACAACCTGATGGCATTGCAGGCGCAGACACTAGGCGGTCGAATGTCTAACCTGGCTGATACCTTCTTTGTGGCAAAAGGACGGATCGGGGATTTCTTCGAAAACGGATTGTCGAGGGGCATTTCAGCCATGTCCGACTTCATTGATGTAACGGTTGGAAGTGAAAGCGCCATCAAGCGAACCATGAACGCGCTGGCTACGGCGGCAACCGGTTGGATTACCTATCGAACAGCCGTTACGCTTTCCAACGCGCAAACGCTTATTGCTACGGGTCGAGCAGCAGATTTGTCCGTTGCTCAAATCTTACTAACTAGAAACACCGCTGGCGTAACCGCAATTATGGCCGGGGCGACAAATGGCCTCCGGGCGATGTGGGCCGCTATGGTTGCTAACCCGATTGGTGCAGTTGTTACCTTGCTTTCCCTGGCTACAACTGCCTTCTTCGCCTTCAAAACTGTCAATGAAGAAGTCGGGGAGGTTGTCGGTCAACAGGAGATGGAATTGCAGAAAGAAATGTCTACCCTGCAAGCTCTGACCAAGATTGCCACGAGTGCTAAAGAAGGCACAAAAGAACGGGCGGCGGCTATTCAGGCATTGATCAACAAATACCCGGATTACTTCGCCGGACTTGATTCTGAGAAAGTCAGTAACAATCAGCTTAAAGGTATTCTGGATCGGGTCAATGCATCCTACGACAAACGCATTGAATTGGCCCGGGAAGCCTACAAAGTTGACCAGTTGCAGAAGCGCCAGCAGGAATTGTTGCAGCAAGAGGCTGAACTCATGGAGCGCGTTGCCAAGCGGCTACCGGAAGAACTAGTGAATCGCATCGGTGGGGATAGCAAGAAGCTGCTCACCGAGATTAACAAAAGCGTAGAAGTCTACAAACAGGTGCAGGGAGGGCTTGGCAGTACGTTCGATAACCTGATCAACGGGGATATAATCAAAGCTACGCTCAGGTTACAGGACGGCTTTAAAGAGGTGCAGCAGGGGTACGACCGGCATGAACGTCGGATGGACACCGCCCGTCAGTCTTCAATAGAAGCGTCAACTGCCGCCGAAAACAAACGGCATGAGGAAGTAATCAAAAACCTCAAAAAAGGCACCCAGGCTTACGAGAAAGAAGATAAGCTGCACAGAGATACCCTGGCCAAAATTGCCGGTACCTTTCACGAAGAAGAGTTGAAAGGGATGGATGACCAGGGCAAGAAGAAGAAAGCCAAAGCGGTGCTCAATGCATCCGAGCTGGCGGTGATCGAAACGGGCCTGAATCAGAAAACCCTCGAAGATCGGCTTAAACACCTGGACGCTTTGGAAAAGGCAGAAGTTGACAAAATGAATCACAAAAAGATTTCTGTCGAGAAAGCCGAGTCCGAGATCAAAGCCATTCATCAGAAGTACAATGACCTGCGGACTAAGGAAGAATTCGACTACTGGCAGAAGTTGTCGGCCAAGATTGATGAAGTCGGTCTGTTGGAAGCCCGTGGGTTTAATGAGCGTGAGCGTTCGCTAAAAAAACACATCAAAGATGCGAATGAGGCGGCTAAGGAGCTGGAAAACTACGAGAAGATCATTCAGGAGTCTCGCAAGGAGACAGCCAGAGTTACCCAGGAGACGACCGAAATGGAAAAGAACCTGCGGGTTGAGGCGGCCCGTATGGTGCTGTCTGAAATGGGCAAAATGGAAGGTGTCTTCGGTCAGCTTGCCCGACTAGCAGGTAAAGCCTTTGATGATCTGGACTCCCTGACGGGCAAAACCGAAGCTATTGCGGCCTCCAAAGTCCTGGCGGCGAAACAGCACCTGATTGTTTTGGATGGCATGTACGCCGAAGATGACAAGAAAGGGCAGGCGTTGATTGAAAAGCAGAAAGGTGTCATTGCTGAAGCCGAGAAAAATCTGGTCGAGGCGAAGGCCAAAGGGCAGGTTGCGTTTACCGCCGTGGCGATGATGGCTGTTGAAATTATCAGCTCCATTGAAGGAGTCTTGTTTCAAATGGCAGTTTCCAGCGCCCGAGCCGTTGCGGAATCAATCACTTTCCTACGTGATGCACTGGTTGATTTTTACAATTCGGCTCTAAAACTCAATGAAAGCACCTTGAGCCTGGAACTGGAGAACTTCAAGGGCAGCTACGCCGATCGGGAAAAAATCATTCAAGACTTTTACGCCAAGCAGGTTGAGTTGACCAAAAGCCGGGATTTAGTCGATGCCCAGTTATCTTATTCATCCAGCGTTTTAGAAATTAACGCCAATACGACCGAGCGTTTGGGGGAAATCTGGGATTTCAAGAAAGGGGCTTTTGGCGCAGGTTTCTCCCTGGCTATGATCAAGACGTTGATCCTCTGGAAAGAAAGCAAAGCTGAAATGGAGGCGGCTGAGATACGGCATCAGGCCAATTTGGAGCAAATGAAAATTGCCCAGTTGGAACTGGATATGCAACGTTTGAAGGATGAGCGTGATCTGAATATTCAGAAATTGCAAGAGGAACTGGACGCGTTCACTCTAACGAAAGAGGCTGAAATTGACGCGGCAGAGGCTTCCCGTGATGCCAAGAAAGCGGCTCTGGAGGAAGAACTTCGGGCCTACAAAGAAACCAAAGATGCCGAGATTGCCAAGCTGAATGAAACCTTAGCCCTGGAGAAAGCGGCTGCTGAGCAGTTCTATTCCGATAAGCAGTTGCGGCTTCAGGAAGACGACCGGTACCGGAAACAATTGTTGGCGGAAGGGGAGGCCAGGGAGGTTGCGGCGTTACAGGCGGCCCGCGATCGGGAACTAGCCCGGGCGCAATCGGCTCAGGAACGTACTGAAATTCTCAATGCGTTTGAAAAGCTGATTATGGATAAGCACGCCGAATACCAAACGGCGGTTGGGGATAAAACGAAGGAAATTTCGCTGGCTAATAAAGAGGCCAAACAGCAGGAAGCCGATGCGATTCGTAAGCTCGAGGAGGAGACCAAAAATCAGGTTGATGCCTTGAAGGATGAGATGGCCAAAAAGGATAAGGAAACGCAGGATCTGATTAAAAAGAATAACGAAGAAACGGCGGCTGAGATCAAACGCCTAAAGGATGAGATTGCGGCGAAGGATGCTTCGATTATGGCCCAGATGACTTCGACCAATAATGCGTATAAGGAGGAAGTCAAGAATGCGCAGCGTGCCATCTTCGAGGCTACCAAAGCGATGAAAATAGCCGAATTAGAAGCAGAGATCGCCATTCTACGCGGGAAGTTTCACCTGTTTGGTATTGGTAAGGGAAAAACCAACGCGGCGATTGATCAGCTATACGAGGCCATTGCGGTGATTCAATCGCTGCACTTTGCCAAGGGTACCGAATATGTAGATTCAGATAAACATCCTGACGGAATTGATACGGTTCCGGCGATGCTGACCAAAGGGGAGCGGGTGCTTACGGTCGAGCAAAATCGGGCGCTGGGTGAAATCAGCAATGATGAATTGGTTAAAATCGTGAACGGTGCTCGCTCTTTCTTCTTTCAAGGAACGCCATCGGTGTTGGGCCTGGGGCATCCTGACGGTGTTGATACGGTTCCGGCCATGCTGACCAAAGGTGAACGGGTAATTTCAGCCGATCAGAACAACCAGATTGGCGGTGCTGGTCTATCCAATGAGGTATTGGTGAGAAAAATCAGCCTGCATGATCAGTTAGCGGCTCAGTTCCCCCAACTGCTTGACCCGACACGCTGGTCGAGCATGGCACACTCCATTAGTCTACCTGCGAATATTGATTCAGGAAGTACACCACCTGTAGTCAATTTAGGCGAAATGGTTGGCGCCATTCAGGACATGCAACGTACACTGGAGAACAAGAAACTGGTAAACGTCAGCATTGATCGAAATGGCTTTGGTATTTCCGTCGCTGGCACCCAATCAAAAGAGAATTACTACGGCAACCTTTTTCAACGCTAA